Within the Polymorphobacter megasporae genome, the region GACACGCCGGAGCGAAACCCGCGCGCTGCCGCCGGTTTCGAAGAGGTCCGCCGATGCCGTCAGTCACGTCCCTTGCGATGCCCGACATCGCGTATCAATATTTGCCGATCCTGCTGTTTATCGGCGTCGGCATCGCGTTTTCGCTGATCTTCGTCGGCGCGCCGGTGATCGTGTCGAAGCTGACGGGGACGTCGCAGCCCGACGCCAACAAGCTCAGCGAGTATGAGAGCGGCTTCCCGGCGTTCAGCGACTCCCGCGCGCAGTTCGATGTCCGCTTCTATCTCGTGTCGATCTTGTTCATCGTCTTCGACCTCGAGGCGGCGTATCTGTTTCCCTGGGCGGTGTCGCTCCACTGGACCGGGGTGCCGGGGTGGGTCGCAATGATGCAGTTCCTGGCAGAGCTGGCGATCGGCCTTATCTACGCCTGGAAGATCGGCGCACTGGAGTGGGAATGAACACCAATTTGCTCACCGAGGAGCAGCAGGCGCGGGCGCTGGGCGACAGCCCGGTGTCGGCGCTGACGATCCCCGCGGGGCTGCGCGACGGCTTCCTCAG harbors:
- the ndhC gene encoding NADH-quinone oxidoreductase subunit A; its protein translation is MPDIAYQYLPILLFIGVGIAFSLIFVGAPVIVSKLTGTSQPDANKLSEYESGFPAFSDSRAQFDVRFYLVSILFIVFDLEAAYLFPWAVSLHWTGVPGWVAMMQFLAELAIGLIYAWKIGALEWE